Proteins encoded within one genomic window of Hyalangium minutum:
- a CDS encoding sensor histidine kinase: MLHDAIDTSLFPAFPPQVLEELKREGQLRTFQPGEDLFMEGQEDPGIFFILSGEVRITRRQGGEEQVLAVHRLGAFVGELAMLAGGTATCTGRALRPTRVLQLSADRFRRGVSEGTPLARFALQSVVARHQEVEAQVREQEKLAALGRMAASLTHELNNPAAAARRAADQLREECLTSQQRSLAQDRRLTEAQCKALSEVLQALLVSKPQVLDALARSALEDALLEWLSDHGMRQSFSRASTLANAGVDVPHLEELGAVLEGQALQVGLAWLEATLSLAELAEVLVSSTERLTSLIAAVKQYTYKDQDTLQEVDLHSGLEATLAMFAHRMRGGVTVTRDYDTSLPKLWAHGGELNQVWTNLIENALDAMKDRGTLLVSTSRHGDEVHVEIGDDGPGIPEELQSRIWEPFFTTKLLGQGTGLGLDIARRIVERRLGGRIHLQSKPGDTRFRVELPLKPELPH; this comes from the coding sequence ATGTTGCACGATGCCATCGACACCTCCCTATTCCCCGCCTTCCCGCCCCAGGTCCTCGAGGAACTGAAGCGGGAAGGCCAGCTGCGAACCTTCCAGCCTGGTGAGGACCTCTTCATGGAGGGGCAGGAGGATCCAGGCATCTTCTTCATCCTCTCGGGCGAGGTCCGCATCACCCGGCGCCAAGGCGGCGAGGAGCAGGTGCTGGCCGTCCACCGGCTCGGAGCGTTCGTAGGCGAGCTCGCCATGCTGGCCGGAGGCACTGCCACCTGCACGGGCCGTGCGCTGAGGCCCACGCGGGTGCTGCAACTGAGCGCGGACAGGTTCCGCCGCGGTGTGTCCGAGGGCACGCCCCTGGCGAGGTTCGCGCTCCAGTCCGTGGTGGCACGGCACCAGGAGGTGGAGGCGCAGGTCCGCGAGCAGGAGAAGCTGGCGGCGCTGGGCCGCATGGCCGCGAGCCTGACTCACGAGCTGAACAACCCCGCGGCTGCGGCCCGGCGCGCGGCGGATCAGCTTCGCGAGGAGTGCCTCACCTCTCAGCAGCGCTCGCTCGCCCAGGATCGCCGGCTGACCGAGGCCCAGTGCAAGGCCCTGTCGGAAGTGCTGCAGGCCCTGCTCGTCTCGAAGCCCCAGGTCTTGGATGCCCTGGCACGGAGTGCGCTGGAGGACGCGCTCCTCGAGTGGCTGTCGGACCATGGCATGCGGCAGTCGTTCTCTCGCGCCTCCACCCTGGCGAACGCGGGAGTGGATGTGCCGCACCTGGAGGAACTGGGGGCGGTGCTGGAGGGACAGGCACTGCAGGTGGGGCTGGCGTGGCTCGAGGCGACGCTCTCGTTGGCGGAGCTCGCGGAGGTGCTCGTCTCGAGCACGGAGCGGCTCACCTCGCTCATCGCCGCTGTGAAGCAGTACACGTACAAGGACCAGGACACGCTCCAGGAGGTGGACCTGCACTCGGGGCTGGAGGCGACGCTGGCCATGTTCGCCCACCGGATGCGCGGCGGCGTGACGGTGACGCGCGACTACGACACCTCGCTGCCCAAGCTCTGGGCCCATGGCGGCGAGCTGAACCAGGTGTGGACCAACCTCATCGAGAACGCCCTGGACGCCATGAAGGACCGCGGCACGCTGCTGGTGAGCACCAGCCGCCACGGAGACGAGGTCCACGTGGAGATCGGCGACGACGGCCCAGGCATTCCCGAGGAGCTGCAGTCGCGCATCTGGGAGCCGTTCTTCACCACCAAGCTCCTGGGCCAGGGCACGGGGCTGGGGCTGGACATCGCGCGGCGCATCGTCGAGCGCCGGCTCGGCGGGCGAATCCACCTGCAGTCGAAGCCGGGGGACACGCGCTTCCGGGTGGAGCTGCCGCTCAAGCCTGAGCTGCCCCACTAG
- a CDS encoding molybdopterin-dependent oxidoreductase, translating to MPTEQTACILCSRNCGLRVETEGMRIKGIRGDDAHPVSKGYLCQKAGRLAHYQEHADLLEHPLRRTPDGSFVRVTWDEALADIAQRLIALRERHGGRAFAFYGGGGQGNHLGGAYSRQLLKAMKSRFVYSALAQEKTGDFWVNGRLFGDQRCHLTEDVEHADFVLFAGTNPFQAHGIPNARDTLRELKKDPARTMVVIDPRKTETARLADVHLQPRPGTDAFLLAAMLAIIVRDGLHHREFLSRRCTGFPALEEALRSIPIEAFVRRADVPLADVERVARGFAQARAACVRVDLGLQQSLHSTLNSYLEKLLFLVTGHFGKRGGNNFHSFLLPILGHTDERNTRHPRTAHHGMYPIAGLYPPNILPDEIQHEGEDRLRAMFVDSANPVLTGANTAAYERAFSKLELLVVVDVAMTETARLAHYVLPAATQFEKWECTGFNLEFPDNAFHVRHPLFPPRAETLPEAEIYTRLLESMGELPRTFPVLKRIAEVEPAATHPFGFLAAFAAQLAAKPRLRPYAASIAYRTLGPVLRTARANPERVPPAATAPLLGLTLDLANRERAAVQRAGHRGNRLTLGASLFRAILDRPEGVLVTRHTFDDAWSFLRHADGRIHLDIPEMLAALRALRDEPEAVPPLVLLAGERRSYNANQIFRDPAWRKTDLEGAMRMHPDDARALGLVQGSRAICTSDTGELAVTIELDEALRPGMVTLPHGYGMRYRGGEPAGPQLNRLTASEHCDPLARTPYHKHVPVKVRAA from the coding sequence ATGCCCACGGAACAGACGGCCTGCATTCTGTGCTCGCGGAACTGTGGTCTTCGCGTCGAGACGGAGGGGATGCGCATCAAGGGCATCCGCGGCGATGACGCGCATCCGGTGTCGAAGGGCTACCTCTGTCAGAAGGCCGGGCGGCTGGCGCACTACCAGGAGCATGCGGACCTCCTGGAGCACCCGCTGCGCCGAACGCCCGACGGCAGCTTCGTCCGTGTCACCTGGGACGAAGCGCTCGCAGACATCGCGCAGAGGCTCATCGCGCTCCGAGAGCGCCACGGGGGACGCGCCTTCGCGTTCTACGGAGGTGGCGGCCAGGGGAACCACCTCGGCGGTGCCTACAGCAGGCAGTTGCTCAAGGCGATGAAGAGCCGCTTTGTCTACAGCGCGCTCGCCCAGGAAAAGACCGGCGACTTCTGGGTCAACGGCCGCCTGTTCGGCGATCAGCGCTGCCACCTCACGGAGGATGTCGAGCACGCCGACTTCGTCCTGTTCGCCGGCACCAATCCCTTCCAAGCGCACGGGATTCCCAACGCTCGCGACACGCTGCGCGAGCTGAAGAAGGACCCGGCGCGCACGATGGTGGTCATCGATCCGCGCAAGACGGAGACTGCACGCCTGGCGGACGTGCACCTCCAGCCCCGCCCGGGGACCGACGCATTTCTCCTGGCGGCCATGCTTGCGATCATCGTCCGGGACGGGCTGCACCACCGCGAGTTCCTCTCCCGCCGCTGCACGGGCTTTCCGGCGTTAGAGGAGGCGCTTCGCTCGATTCCAATCGAAGCGTTCGTTCGCCGGGCCGATGTGCCGCTCGCGGACGTCGAGCGGGTTGCACGGGGCTTCGCGCAGGCGCGCGCGGCGTGCGTCCGCGTCGACCTCGGGCTGCAGCAGAGCCTGCACAGCACGCTCAACTCGTACCTCGAGAAGCTGCTGTTTCTCGTCACCGGGCACTTCGGCAAGCGCGGCGGGAACAACTTCCACTCGTTCCTCCTGCCCATCCTGGGCCATACCGACGAGCGCAACACGCGCCACCCGCGCACCGCTCACCACGGGATGTACCCCATCGCCGGGCTGTACCCACCGAACATCCTGCCGGACGAGATTCAGCACGAGGGCGAGGATCGCCTCCGTGCGATGTTCGTGGACAGCGCCAACCCCGTGCTCACCGGCGCGAACACGGCGGCTTACGAGCGAGCCTTCTCGAAGCTGGAGCTCCTGGTCGTCGTGGACGTGGCGATGACGGAGACCGCACGTCTGGCGCACTACGTGTTGCCGGCGGCTACGCAGTTCGAGAAGTGGGAGTGCACCGGCTTCAACCTGGAGTTCCCGGACAACGCATTTCACGTGCGGCACCCGCTCTTTCCGCCTCGCGCCGAGACCCTGCCGGAGGCGGAGATCTACACACGGCTCCTCGAGTCGATGGGCGAGCTCCCGCGCACGTTCCCCGTGCTCAAGCGCATCGCCGAGGTGGAGCCAGCAGCAACGCACCCCTTCGGATTCCTGGCCGCGTTCGCCGCCCAGCTCGCAGCCAAGCCGCGCCTGCGCCCCTACGCGGCGTCCATCGCCTATCGCACGCTCGGCCCGGTGCTGAGAACCGCGCGCGCGAACCCGGAGCGCGTGCCGCCCGCCGCCACGGCCCCGCTGCTCGGGCTCACGCTCGACCTGGCGAACCGGGAGCGGGCCGCGGTCCAGAGGGCTGGCCACCGTGGGAATCGCCTCACCCTCGGAGCCTCGCTCTTCCGTGCCATCCTCGATCGTCCGGAGGGGGTGCTCGTGACGCGCCACACGTTTGACGACGCCTGGTCATTTCTCCGGCACGCCGACGGACGCATCCACCTCGACATCCCCGAGATGCTCGCCGCCCTGCGCGCCCTGCGAGACGAGCCCGAGGCCGTCCCTCCGCTCGTGCTGCTCGCGGGCGAACGCCGCTCGTACAACGCCAACCAGATCTTCCGCGATCCGGCCTGGCGCAAGACGGACCTCGAAGGGGCGATGCGCATGCACCCGGATGACGCGCGGGCGCTCGGCCTGGTGCAGGGCTCGAGAGCGATCTGCACGTCGGACACCGGCGAGCTTGCGGTCACCATCGAGCTCGACGAAGCGCTCCGCCCTGGGATGGTCACGCTCCCCCACGGGTACGGGATGCGCTATCGCGGGGGGGAGCCAGCGGGACCGCAGCTCAACCGCCTCACGGCGAGCGAGCATTGTGACCCGCTGGCACGCACGCCCTACCACAAACACGTGCCCGTGAAGGTCCGCGCTGCGTAG
- a CDS encoding TetR/AcrR family transcriptional regulator, which produces MRYSTDHKAGTRDKLVRESAALAKEQGFAASGIDALARSAGLTSGAFYKHFEGKEALLAAICEAELQSTQERFSSIEPQSEEQVLRAVDAYLSLVHVRSPGAGCVLPALAAEMGRAPAATRAVVERAFEELVAVIAEKVGDRALGSALVTQCVGAVSVARALSTETAQREVLAHARVAVRRLLKA; this is translated from the coding sequence ATGCGTTACTCTACCGACCACAAAGCAGGCACTCGGGACAAGCTCGTGCGCGAGAGCGCGGCACTGGCCAAGGAGCAGGGCTTCGCCGCGAGCGGGATCGACGCGCTGGCACGCTCCGCAGGCCTCACCAGCGGGGCATTCTACAAGCACTTCGAAGGCAAGGAGGCGCTGCTGGCGGCCATCTGCGAAGCGGAGCTCCAATCGACCCAGGAGCGCTTCTCATCCATCGAGCCTCAATCCGAGGAGCAGGTGCTTCGCGCGGTCGATGCGTACCTGAGCCTCGTGCACGTGCGAAGCCCTGGTGCGGGCTGCGTGTTGCCCGCTCTGGCCGCGGAGATGGGCCGCGCCCCCGCCGCCACCCGAGCCGTGGTCGAGCGCGCCTTCGAAGAGCTCGTTGCCGTCATCGCTGAGAAGGTCGGCGATCGTGCGCTCGGGAGTGCGCTCGTCACCCAGTGCGTGGGAGCGGTCTCCGTGGCTCGCGCGCTCTCGACGGAGACGGCCCAACGCGAGGTGCTCGCCCATGCGCGCGTGGCGGTACGGCGGCTGCTGAAGGCTTAG
- the nagZ gene encoding beta-N-acetylhexosaminidase produces MTRSALYRDCARLFMVGFPGTTVDGDFAALMDDGIFGAILFKRNVGSAQDTAALCRDIKKRAGRPFILSVDQEGGRVARLRGEPFTALPSMRELGQRGDEGLAERAGQLLAHELRAVGFDWDFAPVLDVDTNPANPVIGDRSFSRDAETVARLGVALGRGLEAGGVASCGKHFPGHGDTTTDSHLTLPRLPHDLERLRRVELVPFKAFGKAGLASLMTAHVLFDAIEPGVPATMSHKVLHGLLRQELGFDGVLVSDDLEMKAIANYYSVEEAAVQGTLAGVDLFLVCHRVDVQRRAIEAVVKAVESGRIPRERITEAHRRLARLEARFAHPPEDRVATLGDAQHRALANGLASTFAGKDPTEVLT; encoded by the coding sequence ATGACCCGCTCCGCCCTCTACCGCGATTGCGCCCGCCTCTTCATGGTGGGCTTCCCAGGCACCACCGTTGATGGGGACTTCGCCGCCCTCATGGACGACGGCATCTTCGGGGCCATCCTCTTCAAGCGGAACGTCGGCTCCGCCCAGGACACGGCCGCGCTGTGCCGGGACATCAAGAAGCGCGCGGGGCGGCCCTTCATCCTCTCGGTGGATCAGGAAGGCGGCCGCGTGGCCCGGCTGCGCGGGGAGCCCTTCACCGCCCTGCCCTCCATGCGCGAGCTGGGCCAGCGCGGGGACGAGGGCCTCGCCGAGCGCGCGGGGCAGCTGCTCGCGCACGAGCTGCGCGCCGTGGGCTTCGACTGGGACTTCGCTCCCGTGCTCGATGTGGACACCAACCCAGCCAACCCCGTCATCGGCGACCGCAGCTTCAGCCGGGATGCGGAGACGGTGGCGCGGCTCGGCGTGGCGCTCGGGCGCGGGCTGGAGGCAGGTGGCGTAGCCTCGTGCGGCAAGCACTTCCCCGGCCACGGAGACACCACCACGGACAGCCACCTCACCCTGCCCCGGCTACCGCATGACTTGGAGCGCCTGCGCCGCGTGGAGCTGGTGCCCTTCAAGGCTTTCGGGAAGGCGGGGCTCGCGTCGCTGATGACGGCGCACGTGCTGTTCGACGCCATCGAGCCCGGAGTGCCCGCGACCATGAGCCACAAGGTGCTCCATGGCCTGCTGCGCCAGGAGCTGGGCTTCGACGGGGTGCTCGTGAGCGATGACCTGGAGATGAAGGCCATCGCGAACTACTACTCCGTGGAGGAGGCCGCGGTGCAGGGCACGCTGGCCGGAGTGGATCTGTTCCTCGTGTGCCACCGCGTGGACGTGCAGCGGCGGGCCATCGAGGCGGTGGTGAAGGCCGTGGAGTCCGGCCGAATCCCGCGCGAGCGCATCACCGAGGCCCACCGCCGGCTCGCCCGGCTCGAGGCCCGCTTCGCCCATCCTCCCGAGGACCGGGTGGCCACGCTCGGGGACGCGCAGCACCGCGCGCTCGCCAACGGCCTGGCCAGCACCTTCGCCGGGAAGGACCCGACCGAGGTGCTGACCTAA
- a CDS encoding cyclic nucleotide-binding domain-containing protein, which translates to MTDVVRQRKDRAEELLASGAVEAALAEYQKLAEEVPEDLTSRRKVAELFQRLGRRKEALLTYEALADAWARRGWLLRAIALCKIILQIEPRHERTQRLLAQLYARRQMPPSLPAPAPASAPSEPEAVVSKPGTGKVPRFPVFSQLGGDAFLSLLEGLEMRFFQPGDVVIEEGKAATSMFVIVEGSVEVVQKQGKGGDRPVALMGEGNLFGEMALGGEACRHTRIQAYEPTVVLELTRSRVEQLILQYPAVGQVLQTFYRERMLSQLLSQNPLFRSLSQAQREAVALEFQLCSMPADRPLIAQGRAVDALYVLLRGCCRVTHQRSEGGELASQPLQEGDMFGEIALVLGTQATATVTTETPCTLLRLSRDACERHLLQQPGLRDYLSRLASERLQRTASLIAGEAPEEDDVCI; encoded by the coding sequence ATGACGGACGTGGTGCGTCAGCGCAAGGACAGGGCTGAGGAGCTGCTGGCCTCGGGAGCGGTGGAGGCGGCGCTCGCGGAGTACCAGAAGCTCGCCGAGGAGGTCCCGGAGGACCTGACCAGCCGCCGCAAGGTGGCGGAGCTGTTCCAGCGGCTCGGCCGCCGCAAGGAGGCCCTGCTCACCTACGAGGCTCTGGCGGATGCCTGGGCCCGGCGCGGCTGGCTGCTGAGGGCCATCGCCCTGTGCAAGATCATCCTTCAGATCGAGCCTCGCCACGAGCGCACCCAGCGCCTGCTGGCGCAGCTCTACGCCCGCCGGCAGATGCCGCCGTCCCTGCCCGCGCCCGCGCCGGCCTCGGCGCCCTCGGAGCCCGAGGCCGTGGTGTCCAAGCCGGGCACGGGCAAGGTGCCGCGCTTCCCCGTCTTCTCGCAGCTGGGCGGAGACGCCTTCCTGTCGCTCCTCGAGGGCTTGGAGATGCGCTTCTTCCAGCCCGGTGACGTCGTCATCGAGGAGGGCAAGGCCGCCACCTCCATGTTCGTCATCGTGGAGGGGAGCGTGGAGGTGGTGCAGAAGCAGGGCAAGGGCGGCGACCGCCCGGTGGCGCTCATGGGCGAGGGCAACCTCTTCGGGGAGATGGCGCTCGGAGGCGAGGCCTGCCGCCACACCCGCATCCAGGCGTATGAGCCCACGGTGGTGCTGGAGCTGACGCGCTCGCGCGTGGAGCAGCTCATCCTCCAGTACCCCGCGGTGGGGCAGGTGCTGCAGACCTTCTACCGGGAGCGGATGCTCAGCCAGCTGCTGAGCCAGAACCCCCTGTTCCGCTCGCTGTCGCAGGCGCAGCGCGAGGCCGTGGCGCTCGAGTTCCAGCTCTGCTCCATGCCGGCGGACCGGCCGCTCATCGCCCAGGGCCGCGCGGTGGACGCGCTCTACGTGCTGCTGCGAGGCTGCTGCCGGGTGACGCACCAGCGCTCCGAGGGCGGCGAGCTCGCCTCCCAGCCGCTCCAGGAGGGCGACATGTTCGGAGAGATCGCCCTGGTGCTCGGCACGCAGGCCACGGCCACGGTGACCACGGAGACGCCCTGCACCCTGCTGCGGCTGAGCCGCGATGCGTGCGAGCGGCACCTGCTCCAGCAACCCGGGCTGCGCGACTACCTCTCGCGCCTGGCCTCCGAGCGCCTCCAGCGCACCGCGAGCCTCATCGCGGGCGAGGCTCCCGAAGAGGACGACGTCTGCATCTGA
- a CDS encoding Crp/Fnr family transcriptional regulator, with amino-acid sequence MSYTQLLAKVPIFEHLAEGELKHLSGLLQARRYPRGEVIFHQGDVGTALFIIRKGQVAIRLSSLDGKEVTLALLERGDFFGELALLDGEPRSTDAVARKETELLCLQRESFHQYLDSSPRVARGLLASMSLLVRRVTQLVHDATFLDARTRLIRVLLELARSQGQLGPDGVVISQKLTQVELANLCGLTRESTNKWLRFFVREGLLSYEGGQITLVHPDQLQKQAQ; translated from the coding sequence GTGTCGTACACGCAGCTGCTGGCCAAGGTTCCCATATTCGAGCACCTCGCGGAGGGGGAGCTCAAGCACCTGTCCGGCCTGCTGCAGGCCCGACGCTACCCCCGGGGAGAGGTCATCTTCCATCAGGGAGATGTAGGTACCGCGCTCTTCATCATCCGCAAGGGGCAGGTGGCCATCCGCCTCAGCTCTCTGGACGGCAAAGAGGTGACGCTGGCCCTGCTGGAGCGCGGTGACTTCTTCGGAGAGCTGGCGCTGCTGGACGGCGAGCCCCGCTCGACGGACGCCGTGGCCCGGAAGGAGACGGAGCTGCTGTGCCTACAGCGGGAGAGCTTCCACCAGTACCTGGACAGCTCGCCCCGGGTGGCCCGAGGGCTGCTGGCGTCCATGAGCCTGCTGGTGCGGCGGGTGACGCAGCTGGTCCACGACGCGACGTTCCTGGATGCGCGCACCCGGCTGATCCGCGTGCTGCTCGAGCTGGCCCGGAGCCAGGGCCAGCTGGGCCCCGACGGCGTGGTCATCTCCCAGAAGCTCACGCAGGTGGAGCTGGCCAACCTGTGCGGCCTCACCCGCGAGAGCACCAACAAGTGGCTGCGCTTCTTCGTCCGTGAGGGCCTGCTCTCCTACGAGGGGGGCCAAATCACCCTGGTCCACCCCGATCAGCTCCAGAAGCAGGCCCAGTGA